The nucleotide window AGGACTGCGTTGAGGAGTGTAAGTTGCCTCGAGTCGCCTTGCCTGTGTCGCAACCCTGCAGGCGCGGACTTTCTTGGTTGTCGAGGATGTATGTTGACCTTTTGCAGTCTTCCACCTCGCCCACTGCGCCACCCAGTGCGCCGCCCCCAAGCTCTGGGCCAAGCTCAAGTAAGCGAAGCACTTTGATACACAAACAGACGGCATCGACGGATTCCAAGACCATggcagcggcatcggcgcAGTTAATTCACTGGATGGTGGCCGCGAGAGAGAAGATGccgagacgagacgacgtCTAGCACCGGTCCTTTGGGACCAACCCTGTACCCCAAGGTACGCGCCAGGCCGGGCCGCTCAGCAATGAGCGCTGCCGGGCCTGCGGTACCGATATATGTCCTTTGTACCATAGGCATCGCCCGCAATAGATTCCTCTATGACTTACCCAACTGGCTTTTCCACCATGGCGGGTTCACTCACGAATTTGGCACTATCTGCTCCAAGCCCGTCTACACCATGAGCCAAGATAGACAGAGAAGGCCGTCCGTGGGACTAAGATGTGGACATTCATTGACCGATGGTTAAGGGATATGTCCTCTGCAAGACATGCTTCCCCGCAGTTGGGGGTATCCGAAGAAGGTAGAACATTGTGCGCCGGCACAAACGAATGCCACGGTTCGGCACGTGTACAGAGTGTGACCAGCGAGCTGCCTATCCTATAGGGGAGAGGTGATAAGCCAGGCAAGTGGCGCGACCACGGATCAAGGCATGTAGCGGCGATGCAGCTGATCTGCTCGTCTACGGCAAAGCACATGGGACGCTGAAAGAAGGGGCGCAACGAAGGTGGCTGGAAGAGCAGAACAGTCTCATGCAGCTGTTTGCTCCGCAATAGCAGGAACAACACGAAGCAATGATACGGGTAGGAGTTTTGGTGggctcttttctcttctcgaAGGGCTGGCCGATACATTCGCCCTTGGACAGGCCGCAGGAAGACGAATCGACACTATCATTGCCACAGCACCAATCGAGTAGGACGATGATGGGGTGGACAGTGTCTGAAAGCTGCCACTCCCTGCGAGTATGTATGTCCATTGGCTACCTTGCCTAGTAGTTGTTGTATGTGTGAATGTGTATCTATGTATGGAGAGGAACAGAGGAAGACGTAGGCCGGGAGAGGTGGCCCAATGTGATGGGTCGGCCGAGAGGCGAACCAATGGGGGACCCGTCACACGGGAAATGCTCCCCCATCTCGGTGGGCTGCTTCGCCGTTGAGCCAGTGGAGGCCCGTTCTGGACAAGCCTAAAAGAAGGTCTCGGCCAACCGTCTTCTTTCCGGGCGTACCATGCGTCTCTATGGGGTTTTTTGTACGTTATCTTGGACAGGTAGTATCTGGGGGGTTCCTCGGCCAAGGGAGATTGGTCGCGTgcaggtaggcaggcaggtcACAAGTAAGCGTCTCCGAATGACGGACGACCTGGGAGGTAGGCGGGAGCGGCAGCTGGCCAATCGTCGCCCGATCACTCTCACTGCAGTCTGCAAGAGCTTTCGTTTTGGGGGCTTTGCACGGGAACGGTCCCAGCAGCCAAGTTTATCTCCTGCAGCGGTTCGTTCAGACGTGGGCTGGAGATGGCTTGGTAATGGCATGGTTACCCTTGGTACACACAGCCATACAGCATTAGGGGTTCACCTGGTACTGGTACGTCCACAGTACACTGCTTGGCCGTCTTGAAGGAGTTCGGTCCAAGGATCGCAAGATGGAGAGTTTGACGCCAGGCACACAGATATATAGGTTGTATGGAGTACTCTGTACAACAGCAGACGTGTGTATATTCGTACTCAAATCAACATACTTGTACGCTGACGGGTTGTGGGTAGGATCTATTGCAGTCTCGGTTGGAGCAGTAGATGGGCAGGTTCTATTCCACATGCAGCTCGCTACGGATGCAGTCCAACCAGTTCAGTTCTTATGAGGgtctctcccctccctggGCAGGTATCATTCAGCGTCCCCTGTCGAAGCCTGTCTTGTCTTCGTCTCCCGTTCCCTTTTTAAGCTGACCTCCCGCGTTCCCTGTTCTCATCTTCCTTCCTGGCCAGGCCAGCCATTATCACCCCCTCCTTTTGGTCGGTCGTTTCTTGCTGTCTCCGAAGCACTATCAACGGCCATTGTCGGTGAGCATTTGCTTCGCCTCGGGACAGATCTCGCGCCGAGAGGGACAGGAAGCTTCTCAAAATTGGAAAAAGGAACAGGACTCAGGATACCCCGCCAAGACAACGCCTAGGCCAATCTCCCGTACCCGCTAATCCACAGCCCCCGTCTCAGAACTtagaagggggggtgggtgcACGACCCAGTGTCTCGTCTCTAGCACCGCTAGACGAAATGCCCTTTTCCCGCCGTCCCAAACACAAAGACCAGACCCGAGCGGTCTCGGTCGCAGACAACGACATCAACTCTACCACCGCTGTTGCCGCCGACAATACCGACATCGCGAACCACGACGACAACGCtggcgacgagaagaaggaggccgccaagaGCGCTTCACTCGACAACGGACGCGCGAAGCAAcacaccgacgccgacgccgacgccccGATGCCGAACCACGCCCCGCCCGGCTCCGGCTTTGGGAAactcggcgacgatgacTACGACGTTCGCGATGTCgactcgtcggcgtcgcgtgacatccccgccgccggcgcgccccgcggcctcggtgccgccgacgacaatAGCAGCGTCCTCGAGGGGTCCACGATCGAGTACCGCACCTACAAGCGCCGCTGGTTCGGTCTGGCCCAGTTGACTCTGCTCAACATCATCGTGTCCTGGGATGTAAGTTGACAACGTCTCTtgcacacacactctcttttttttctttctttctttcaaGCAACCCCCGGGATGATGTGACGTCCCTGCCGATTCGGCAGTTCCTGCAGCTCGCCCGCAAGCCACGATTCTGCGCGTCTCGACAAGGCTGACGAATGGGACAACCCTTAATGGGCTTTTGTCTCTATTCgtcccctttccctttctACAAATCAAAACCGcagagagaagaagctgACACGTCCGTCGTTCCTTAGTGGCTCACGTTCGCTCCCGTCGCCTCCAATGCCGCCGCCTACTACAACGTCTCCGAGTCCGCCATCAACTGGCTCTCGACCGCCTTCctcttcgccttcgtcgccatcTTCCCCGTCACGATCCGCATCCTCCACTACGGGCCCAAGCCCTCCTTCatgacggccgccgccctgctcctcATCGGCAATTGGGTCCGCTACGGCGGCTCTCATGCCCGCTCCGGCGGCAGCTACCCCGTCGTCATGTTCGGCCAGATCCTCACGGGGCTCGCCCAACCCTTCGTCCTGGCTGCCCCGACGAGGTACTCGGACCTGTGGTTCACCAACcgcggccgcgtcgccgccacgGCCCTGACCTCGCTCGCGAACCCGCTCggtgccgccctcggccagctcaTCGTCCCCTTCTGGGTCACCTCCCCCGCCGACGTCTCCTCGGGCGTTCTCTACGTCTCCATCATTGCCACCGTCGCCTGCCTGCCCGCCTTCTTCatccccgcccgcccgccgaccCCCGTCGCGCTCTCGTCGCGCACCCTCAAGCTCGGCATCCGCGAGtccttctccatcgtctCGCGCTCCCTCGAGCTGTGGCTCATCCTCATCCCCTATGCCCTGTATGTCGGGTTCTTCAACTCCATCTCGTCCCTGCTGAACCAGATGATGATCCCCTACGGCTTCTctgacgaggaggccggcatcgccggAGCCCTGCTCATTGtcgttggcctcgtcgcctcTGCCATCACCTCGCCCATCCTTGATCGCACCAAGAAGTTCCTGCTGGCCATCAAGGTCGCCGTCCCCATCATCGGCCTGTGCTACCTCGCCTTCATCTGGATGCCCGAGACCCGCAGCATCGCGGGACCCtacgtcgtcctcgccgtacTCGGCGCTGCTTCTTTTTCGCTCGTGCCCGTCGCCCTGGAGCTGCTCATCGAGCTGAGCCACCCCGTCAGTCCCGAAGTCACGAGCACCATCGCCTGGGCGGGAGGGCAGCTGCTCGGCGCCCtgttcatcatcatctcggaCGCCCtgcaggccggcgacgccgcggacCCGCCCAGGAACATGAAGaacgccctcgtcttccaggccgtcgtcgccgtcgtcatcgtgccgctgccgctgttcCTCGGTATGTTTGGCCGCGGCGACAAGGTCAGCCTCCGGCGTGTCAGgtccgacgaggagggggTCCGGCAGACGAGCTCGTAATATGCGTCTATATCTCTTTGTCCTCCGGTGACGAATGCCGTGTGCCATGTGTAATGACTGAGCGGGTGGAGTTTATGGCGTGCGTGATGAAATTAGTGTATGTGCTCAGTTCGGTATTTGTTCCTATAAGACAACACTTAATTGCTCTTAATTCAATCTAGTCATCCTCTGTGCTATCCTTCACAGTCTCAAATATGTCAAACGGACGGACCCAGCTTTCCGACAGTTTATGCTGGTCCGGAGGAGAATTGTGTCATGATAAGTGATTAGGTATTATTTTGATGTAGGTTTTGGGGTGCCACCACCTTTTTTTCCGATGCTCCATTGCCAACCCGGATGGGAATAAATATAAACGCCCGTGACCCGTGGCCAGTGAGCTGTAACCTGGAATCTGGAAACTAGAACCTCTAAGCCCCCATATCAGCCGGatttgctgttgctgccgttgccgtttTCGTATCCCTTGACGCCCCGCCCGCGGATGTTGAGAAAGTCCTCCCACTGGCGCCGCAGcctctccatctcggcccaGATTTTAGtgccgagctcctcgaactcggccagCTGCTCCTTACTCAGGTCCCTGGCGTCCGGGTTCCGCCCGACCATCTTCCTCAGCGCGCCCGTCGCCGGGTCCCTCGACAGGGAGTCGcggtcctcgacggcgccctcccacccccaccCTTCGACCTCGGTCTTCTTGACGTCCTGGCGGCCCGAGAAGGACGTGGCGGAGCCCCACTTGATCTTCTtcgcgtcgagctcggccagcgtctcgtcgtcctgcaGCGCGACCCAGACGGGggccgcggcgccgttgtAGCCCGTGACGGGGTGCCAAGGCGA belongs to Colletotrichum higginsianum IMI 349063 chromosome 5, whole genome shotgun sequence and includes:
- a CDS encoding major facilitator superfamily transporter, whose amino-acid sequence is MPFSRRPKHKDQTRAVSVADNDINSTTAVAADNTDIANHDDNAGDEKKEAAKSASLDNGRAKQHTDADADAPMPNHAPPGSGFGKLGDDDYDVRDVDSSASRDIPAAGAPRGLGAADDNSSVLEGSTIEYRTYKRRWFGLAQLTLLNIIVSWDWLTFAPVASNAAAYYNVSESAINWLSTAFLFAFVAIFPVTIRILHYGPKPSFMTAAALLLIGNWVRYGGSHARSGGSYPVVMFGQILTGLAQPFVLAAPTRYSDLWFTNRGRVAATALTSLANPLGAALGQLIVPFWVTSPADVSSGVLYVSIIATVACLPAFFIPARPPTPVALSSRTLKLGIRESFSIVSRSLELWLILIPYALYVGFFNSISSLLNQMMIPYGFSDEEAGIAGALLIVVGLVASAITSPILDRTKKFLLAIKVAVPIIGLCYLAFIWMPETRSIAGPYVVLAVLGAASFSLVPVALELLIELSHPVSPEVTSTIAWAGGQLLGALFIIISDALQAGDAADPPRNMKNALVFQAVVAVVIVPLPLFLGMFGRGDKVSLRRVRSDEEGVRQTSS